The Limanda limanda chromosome 13, fLimLim1.1, whole genome shotgun sequence region gAAGGTAGGATGAAGAATGTATTTCAGCACAGGCACACGTGTTGCTCGGCCTGTGATTTTAGTGTCTTTGCTATAGTAATCCTAATCCAGGTTTTAGAAATATATCAGCACCAGGCTGGAGGCAATGCACACACCCACTGCCAATGTGTGCAGCAAGTTCAGTCCATGGGTTACACTGCTCCTACATTGCACTGGATCTCAGGTCTCCCTGCTACACAGGTTAGCAAGTCAAAGGGGGGGAACGAAGAGAAAAGCTGTTACCTGTAATGCTCTGTATCCACCCTTCAGCCGCGCAACACATAAgcagagagcaagagagggagtgagaatAAGGTGAAAATGAGAACAGCAGACAATGTGGAAGGTTGAAGTTAAAGGGTGTATGGGGCAAGAGGATGAGATGCAGCAGTGCATCTCACAGTTACATTAACAGTAAGCTCAAACAATCATAGCCGGGCATGCAACTCTGTACAGGTCTGCTTATAAATAGGATCCCCTCAAGACTTGTGGTTTGAAGTTGTGAGAGATTTCTTTTAAGGGCCGCAGGCACAAGCCAAATTTGATGTTCGAATGCTCCAGGTACTGAAATAGAATTCACTCTAAACTGTTACACTGACCCCAAGGCAGGTGTCAGTGTCAACGTATGTAGGAAAGCAAAAAGCTGCTAAGAGGGGAATTCTTGTTTTGATTTGACCATAACCGTGAAGAGATGACACTACACTGTATTGCAAGTTATTTTTTCATTGTCATGGCTGATTTGGAACATTGTATTGACAATTACATAGGGATGGAaaaatatacagtaatgtgCAGATGCAGATTTAACAAATATAACTTTAAAGACGAAACTCTACTTTTGAAACATCATGACGGGTCCTGCTGACAAATATGCATTTTTCTAGAAAGCGCTACGGAAGCGTTACTGGATCTTGGAAAAAATTAAGTTATGTCACAAACACTACATCATTCTCATCTAATTCTCCTACATGTGGAACTGAAAGCAAGCATTACAAAAGGGAGACGGAGGTAATATagggaaaagagagggagtgtTAGTACCTGTTGGTGTAAAGTACGGGGCCCTGCAGCAAACTGGGAGGACagcagaagagaggaaagaagtcCAGATTGACAGTCAGGGTGAAAGATGACAAATAgacaagcacacatacacaggttTAGCCAAAAAGCCTTTAAGCAGGAGAAGCCGTGTCAGAGATCATCGTGAAAGAGCCGGAGAGGGAGGGTTCTCATTCAAGGAAAAACATACCAAAATGACTATGAATGCTTAAACCTGGGAACAATACCTGTCTTGTCTGGGGTGCGGAGTTCatttgtggaggtggaggggtggCAAAAACCAGAGAAGGGGGCTGTCCGGGGCCGTAGGCAGCCTTGAGAGGAGAGAGTAGAGGATAAATAGATGTCATCAAACTAATCTCCTAAaccagaaaacaaatgtgaattcTATGAGGTCAGTGGCTCTCACCTGTGTCAATCCAGGGGAAGGGGAAGGGATTGGGACAGAGGTGGGTCCCGTTATAGGCTGTGGTGGTTTGTTCATTTCACGCTCTTTTATGGTTCTGCATTAGGGTGGCGTTGTGTTGCCAGCCTTTCTGATGGAGAGAAGAgcaaggaataaaaaaaagaaaggtgaGTAtcagaaaagttacaaaaaaaacgATACAAGTGCCTTCAGGTTCAAAATCgattttaattatgttttttcgCAGACAGGCGTTACACATCTGTTGGACACATAACTGGAGCCATACAGGTCAGACAGCACAGTGTGAAGACAGGAACCATTAGTGTGGTGACATCTAACCAAGCAGCGAGGGTGTGGTCTGAGGGTTTCGCCTACGATAACGGGAAACTCTGGCAATCTTGTTGCAGGTTTCGTGCATCTCGTCTTTTGGGCAGTCCAGTGTTCAAATCTGTTGGGGATTACTCACTCAGATTGGACTGCGACAAACccaaaaaactattttttaagCAGAAACATTGTCATGGGGGCTTATAAATCACTATGAAAAAGGGGGGATTTGTCATCCAGCCCTTAGCAGCCGTTGCAGACTCAGCCACTGAACAGATGGAGAATTACAAACACATTCCTAAATTGTCATGACTTGGTCAGAGAGGGGAAAGCAATGATACAGGGTGGGAGGTGACTTATAGCGATGTGGATATGCACTCCAAGCTCAAGTGACTGCTAACACACCCCTTGGACTACTCCGATTTGGGGGTGAGTTTGAGAAAATGGATACCTAGGGTCAAAGTTCATTTACTGTGTGAACAGTGGCTACTGCCCCCTGGTTGTGCTAGCTACATGTGCAAAGCATCGATTCAAATAACACTTGGTGcatattctttttttcaaaaccCTGCAAACAGCTGTCTCGTCTGGATGGATTGTTTTTACGCATGCCCTGGGATCATAGACACATGCTGGAAAACGCGTATGAATACTACTGGCAGACGTGTCACGCTCCATCCACCTGCTGACACAGGGTACTGTCGTTAGCTGCTAGCTAGTGCCATGCCTCTTTTAGACAGGGGCATCCATGTACAAAGATACCATATGGTTCTGAAGGGTAGTGATGGCTAACAGCCTGACGAGCCGACATTCAACCCGACAGGTTCACGGGGGGGAAGGGAGATTTCTTCTAGGTTTTAGCGAGGTTATGGCACGAAAAGGCGTTTCACCGGCCCGCTAGCGAGGGGAGAGTCCCGACCACAGCAAGTTAAATCGTTAGCTAGCAGCCGGCTAACGCTACGTGTCCCACTGACACAGACATCTCGCTTAGCTACGTGGCTCAGCGCTGAGTTCACGTTTAACCTTTAAGTACACAAAGCCCAGACGTGTCTATTACACCGAATTGACGGCGTATCCACGGAATACAAAACCCAGGCAACATTAAAAAAGCCACTTTGGGCAAAACAACACTTGACAGCGATTATGTTACACTTAAAGGCTGTTGTTGCTCAACGTTAGCGGTTTAGCCCAGCCCTGTCCTCCGAGGTGTATTTAATTACAGGCCCGACAACCTCCACGGACCCGGAGCCACCGACCTGACACAGACCTGGAGCCAGCCTCCCTGAGAGAAACGGAACCAGAACGTGATCCGTGTATCGAATCGTCGCCATGTGTGTGAAACACGGTGGAAATCGCTTTTACGCCAGGAACGTGCTGAGCTAACTCTCGCTACCTCACGAAGCCGGAGGTGACACCAGGGACCACCAGCCACGCGAGCGAGGGACCCCGGCTGTCACTTCGGCTAACGCTAGCGTAACTCCGGCAAGGCGCCCGTCTcaaaagataaaacacaaaccGGATCGACGCCTCGGCATTCAGCTCACATCGGTGTGATCTCTCCCCGTAGTCTAGCCGCCATTAGCCGGCCTGCCCTCCCCGTGTGCCGGCTGCCTGTCTGACAGCCGGCCGGGGCCTGCTAACTCCGGCTAACACGTACTAGCCTGTGTGCCTTTGACCAAATGGAGCCAGGCTCCGGCGCTGCTGGGTTTCACTCTTACCGGGAATCAGTGGCGAGTGTGGTGTACGGTGTGAAGCCGGGGGATCTGCCTCTGATCAGCCCTCTGTTACTGGGAGTAGTTGTGTTGTAGTTTCCGTGTCCTTCACTCCGACAGCAAAGTGATGCCCTTTTCTTGGCTAGTGACTTAGCGTGTgctagttagctagttagctcgTTAGCTAACCGGCAGCCGGGGCGAgcgctgctgctgtcacttcgGTTTAAATCCCCGGGCGTGCAGAAGTGCCAGTGCACAAAATCAAACAATATAGCACTTTGGGAGTACTACTGACAACTCCGATGGCCCCGAAAAAAGCCTCTGGACCGTGGGTCCATGATCAGGGCGTCGATGGAGACGGATGCCGGTTCGTTGCGTGCACCACTGTCGTGTGTAGCGGCTCAGAGCGAGGCCATGGTGCGGTGTGTCTGGTTCGTGGAGCCGGTGCGCCTCCAAGTCGCATGGGCAACTTCCGgggaaattaaaatgtaatgcgGTTTCCTCAGTCATGTGACACAGGAGCTTCTGTCACTTCAGCCACACAGGCCTCACGCAAATCTGATCATCGAGGTTCCTAATTCCTCCCTCAACGTGGAGAgcagctttattttttattgttcaaTATTGTttcttcacacatttttttgcACAATGATGTGGTTGTATCCTCTGTTGTGCGCTATAATGAATAACAAATGCAGTATTGCACTTTAAAACTGGTATTtagattcatttaaataacatttccccattacattttataatataaGTAATTCATATTTGAGAAACAAGAGTAAGCGATTGTGAGTAAATAATCATTCCATAGTGCTGGAGGTGATATTGCGGTAAAATGGGTACCGCTAAACTAAACACTGGAAAGCAAAGGgtttaaaatgattaaacaaaaagcagacagaagagaaggagagcacAGAGAACAAGGTAGAACGTATTAGATAAGAGCAGTACCAAGTTCTGCATGGACACTTTGCAGGATGCAGTACTGCCATTCCAATCAATATTTTCCCACAATAATCACCTTCAAATCAAGTCAACAAAGTTTGAAATTGGATGTACGCTAGATAATTGTTGCCTTGACTTAATTCACGTttcaactttttatttgtatttatttatcaatttattttcAATCATGTAACACTGCATTtaattgtttcctgttttgttttcaacccTTCAGTTTTAATTCATACAGCACCTTGTACATAAgcaaaatgtataataaaacacacagacacaaatatacCTTTTGTCTCTAGCAGATGTGTATAAAAAGCCCAAAGTGCCCATGTCAGGAAACACTATATACTTAAATGTCATACTTTGATTTATCACATCTGCTTAATAATTtccttatttttattaattattgttttaatggATAAAGTTTGTTTActttagttgttgttgtagtttaaTGAGGattgatgtttttcattttgcccAGTGGATAAAGTAATAAACTTGTCTGGAGGTAtgatccttttttggaaggggCTTTACTTACTTTAATTTTAGAGCGTAAAACATAATGGTGAAAGGAAAAATGATCATATGATCTGTTTCTTTGACAACTGAGCAAAATCTGCCAGTTTAGTGGTGAGTCCTCTGTGGTGATCTGATACCAAGTAACACcagagaaaaaaatgtcttgTATAGCTGCAATGATCAAAAGAAAATTGCTCTGGCTATCAATTAATTGTTTAAGCCACTCAAACGTGAGAATTGTAAGTATTGTATTTAATAAtcaattgatttattattaatgaataaatatacaaatatagacACTTGACAATGAAAAAggttgtttctgtatttttaaatttatttatttccacacttAAGACGTGAAAAGCAGCAAGTTACTTCATTTGAGAAGATGGATCAATacaaattttttaattttttacttgaAAAATCTGGGATTGATTATCAATAGTTGTCATCTTCAGGgataagaaataagaaataaacaagACACCATACACCAATAAGGCAAAGTGGCTGCTCAGGGCTGCCCTGGATGGCCCCATAATCTTTTCATAATAATTTATTCAGTTGTCACTATTAAGTGGTTATTATCTGGGTGATTATTTCGTTTTTTACAGTGATTTAGCTTTCATcatgtatgtttttctttttacattatCTTTACTTAATGCAAGTCATTACAGCAAATACACAAGGGCTTGTacttttctgatttaattttctCCTTAATTTAATATACCTACATGTGCATTTTTcgaaacacatttatttaaaataaacacatactGTCTCAAAATCAGCATTCAAAAAGGCTTTATTTGAGAAAAGTGAGGCATGGATCAACAAAATATGATTGATTTAATAAAAAGATATCATTTAGCTCCAACAGCATGAAAAGGGCCGCACATAGATGTTCAGGTCGCTCTTCTCAAAATGGGTTTACATTTGAGGTCAGTAAGAAAATACTCAAAGCATGTTTTGGGTCAATTGTGGGAATTGCTGGAAGATGCTTGAATCACAGAGCCCCAGCTGAGGTGCAACAAAGTCCACGATCCCCTTCAGTTGTTCTGACACATATTGTAAGTGCAAAGCTGTTCCAGATCTGtcaggaagaaagaaaacacataaaGTGACTTGTGAGTGGAGAGCAGAAACTTTATTATTACGGTGTGTATGTCTGAAGTGTCCAGGCTATTGTTTATCTGTCAAATTACTGTCCCATTAATGTTTAATCAACCTCCAGCGGTACAAACCTGATTCTTTGCAAGTTCTGAGTGAACTCATCACGGTCATGTATTCTGGTCCCAAAAACTTTTCATAGTCATCACCAGGTGGAATCTCCTGGAGACATTTAGTGGAGGACTTGAAGATGCTGTCCGGTCCGAATATTGTGAACGCATCACTGCTGGAACTAGGTCCAAAATTGtcctaaaataaaatagaaaaatgttgatttaataaacaatgaataaTTTATACATGTATACCAGAGTCAAAAAAACAAAGGCAATACAGTACAGTTCAAAGTTAAAGAGAATTTCAACACCAGCGGGAAAAGCTGTGACTGTAGACTTTTTAAAGTATTTGACAATATGATTTGTTCTTGGTGCAAACAAGGCCGATATTTGACcaaagaagaagataaaacattaacaaataaataaataaataaataaagcatccattacagtaaaacaaaaaatagataGATTATGGTATggttgaggacagaggagagatttATGGAAGCCAAATTATGATGATCTATAAACTTTGTccataaaatgaaatattttctagtgcaaaaaaacaaaaactaaaagaaaccTGAAGATGAATCACTGACCTGCTGTTGCTTCAGAAAGTCGACAATCTTGGTGCGCATCTCTGAACGGGTTACCACAGCGTGGGCGGGCACTTGAGCCAAGTTGCATTTCACAAAGTCAGTGACTGGCACTGGAACCTTGCCAAGGCCAGGGCAGATCAGCTCATAGTCACTGGACTGGAGTGGACCGGACGGGAGATCTTTGGCCCAAGCTGGTCCTTTACCTTTGACAAGAGGAGAAGGgatggaagagaagaagaaggggaagaCGAGGGATGGAAGAGCGCTGCAGCTTTATCAGGAACAACTCTGTCATAGATGTGAGAGCTGGTCAGCATCAGTTGCTTACCATCTGTGTTTTCTCCGACGGTTGTGTGTTTGACGAAGGCAACATCACCGGAACCTTCAGCCAGACACCTGTAAAAACAGGCACAACATATATGGAGATGATGTTCCCATCCTATAGCAGGGAGCCGTGGAAGAATAATCAGAGGaagagtttgacatttttggtaATACGCCTAGTTTCGGTAATATGCGTTACTGGGACATCAGAAACGTACAGAGTGCTGTACGTGATGACGGGGCTTCATGGTAACTCCAGCCCGTGGGATCAGGGAACAACTTAATTCAGGCCATATTCAAACCCGAGCGGCTGCAGTAAGGACTCAGAATTACTACATGGCCCAAGAAtcaaaatgataaatgataCAGCCAGACCAGACTCCAGTGCTGACACACTACTGgggaagtatttttacttttgtgaCAATCTATGCTTACAACATACACGTAGTTTAAggggtgtgagagagaggagtatTATCTGCGCTACTCAGTATTctcagagagaaataaaatctGTGTATTTCCCATAAAGTCCAACTACTACTTTAACATATAGTACATGTACATCAAACCATCAACAGAGATTAACTGCAGTGCTGCATCTTACCTAAAAGCTCCAGCGTAGCTGTAGTACCTCTCTCTAGGACTGGCTTCACACTTGGACATAGAGTTCTCATCTCcaacacacagagcacagagcgaaGAGGTGGGGTCCAGGGCTCCAGGGGCACAGCTACTACTGAAATAAGTCGCTGGGAGATGTGTTGTGTGGTTAAAATTGTGTAGACAAAAACAGCTCAACAATTACATTCATGCACTATAGTTTTGTTAAGGTTTTGGGAAAGATGGTGGCAAAACATATTGTAAACATAAAAAACTTGAAATAACTTAAAGTTTGGCTGTGACAAGTGGACATTGTCGGAAAAAAATCAGTAAatgaacattttcaaacaaaatgttGTCTCTCCACAATAGAAGACATTATTAtgctttgatttaatttcaaataaGAACTTGGCAGTTCTTAGCGGGAGAATTAGCCTCTGGTAACTCACAGAAGTCGCAGTTTTTAGTTTCTTCATAGATGCGACCCATAGGGATGTTCCAGCCAGCGCTTTTTCCAATGCCTGTGTGGCAAGACTTCTTGCCCTTCAGGTCTGACCAGGTCTTCACTGTACCTTTCTTTACCACAGCGACAGCATAATAAGAGGAGGCTATGGCTACAAGAGTGGAGGGATGGAAAGACCTTGATCAGAAAACTACCATAATTATGAACTCATTTCACCTAAAGATCACCTTGAGATGCATGAATGTCCTTATAGAAGTCCAGATTGGTacataattgttttgtttggttaaTTACATACAATTCTACACGATAGAATTATCCTTAGAGGGAAGATTTACAGGGTTTAAGTTCCAATCAGCTGTTTGTTCAACAGTCAATAGTTCAGTCAGTGCAGCAGGTCACTGAACAAGACAAAATAACGTTACGTTTTACCTTAGGCAGGTATAAATTGAAATATCTATGGAGAATAACATTTCTTTGTATTGATATTCACAAGGCAATTCCCTAGAAATTATTTGGAAACAGATAAATTGAATAACAAATCAATACAATATATTGTTATTGGTTAGATGTTTCCTCaggttttgtgtgtatttgattgTGATACAAATAATTCCTTGTTTCATTTTAAGTGCCGGATGTGtagaaagaagagaaacacaaactggttTATTACCTGCACTTGCAACGCACTGGTCTGTGAAGAGAAAGACATGCAAATATTATTCAGGTcgataaatgtggaataaaaacacagtgcATAAGATTATTTCAGTGCGATCATCTGACCTGCATTATACTGCTCCACCATAGCAGGAACCAGACCACATTTTCCAGCTGTGTACACATGACCTCCATCCACTGCCACTGCATCAGCCTCTTTAAACTGCAGGTGGTTTAGACATAAACAGAAAATCACAACCCAGTAGCACAAAATTAAGCAAAAGTATTCTAAAGTTAACAACAGTTTTGTATGTTTCAGCCAGGACTGTTTTACCATAATCTTTTTCAGGCAGTCTTCAGGTGAGAGGCCTCTGATGCAATCAAACTTGGTTTCAGCTGTTGACAAACTGTTGCTGCTCCACTCGTCACACATGGCTGTGTCGCCCACAACACACCATTTTACGTTGTCAGACGTGGTGCTTGGGGTTTTCCCTGTGAAGAGAAGTAAGATATAATCATAAGCCAGTGGCTGCAGTCAAGATATCTGTTTCTCTGGTTGTTATGaaagtcagtcagtgtgttttATCTGCTTGTGTTTACAGTACCTTTCTTTATGGTTTCAATGCTGTCTAAGTACTTAGGACCCAGATACATGATGCGGTCCATCTTCTGGGGCAGCTGCAATAGCTTCGTTGTTGAGTCCTTGAACATCAGGTTCTTTCCATTATATGTCCCCGACGAGAAAAGGTCAAagccctgaaaacacacaaacaaacaaatgttcaGGCAACTGATTGAGTGTACACCTCGCAGGCGGCGGGGgcaaaaaaaagagggggtacgtgcgccggagcgtccacgtgactgcctcttgtccagtcgTGCGATCGACCCGCACTGCTttcgcgatcgacgtattgggcacccctgaTCTATCATATCACTGTGTGGGGAATTGGCAAATGGCGCCCCCTGCAACTGCCGGCGCCCCTGCTTGATGCTGTGTGGGaagggggaaggggagggggcgCAGGGGACAGTTCAACTCTGGGTCTCCCAAATGGAAAGGACAAGGGGGGGACCGGGGAACGATTATTAGGTCaccaaggtcaaggtcaaggtgAATTGATTTTGTCTTAACTTCTGGACGAGTGACAGTGTTGGGGGATGGGAAATTTGTTGATTGTCGAGTGCAAGTGTGCAAAATAAGCACAGAGATGGACAGGAAAAGGCCAAAGCCATCAGGTGcccaatttagaaaaaaaaagaaaagaagaagaggagaaacgagCAAAACATACAGGTATGCCACTATGTTCTCTCTGTATGATTATGGTATCCATGTCATGAATGAAGGGCTAATGTTAATTGGTGGGTATAATTCTTACGTTTGTTAGGCTTGCTATGTTTTCTGTTCTTAGTGCAATAGTGTAATAATTAGATTTTctttagtgtgtttttacatttacaattatttattctttattgtatttgtatattattcttaatatttgatattatatatattatatctctGCTTTTGTTAACTTTTTTCTAT contains the following coding sequences:
- the tfa gene encoding transferrin-a — encoded protein: MKPLLLLPLLGCLATIASCHPHVRWCVTSLQEKAKCDALSGVAPVFTCVQRSVTKDCLTAIQAGEADAITLDGGDIFTAGLDGINLRPIIAEQYGTSAETCYYAVAVVKRDSGFKFSDLRGKKSCHTGLGKSAGWNIPIGTLLNKDLITWAGIDDRSLEDAVAEFFLSSCAPGATNPKLCELCKVNCAKDDSNPYYNYHGAFQCLKEGAGEVAFVKHLTVPDAERSDYELLCTDDTRKPMDQYEKCNLAKVPSHAVVTRIDDQEMAELIWKSLDSAKALGFDLFSSGTYNGKNLMFKDSTTKLLQLPQKMDRIMYLGPKYLDSIETIKKGKTPSTTSDNVKWCVVGDTAMCDEWSSNSLSTAETKFDCIRGLSPEDCLKKIMFKEADAVAVDGGHVYTAGKCGLVPAMVEQYNADQCVASAAIASSYYAVAVVKKGTVKTWSDLKGKKSCHTGIGKSAGWNIPMGRIYEETKNCDFSTYFSSSCAPGALDPTSSLCALCVGDENSMSKCEASPRERYYSYAGAFRCLAEGSGDVAFVKHTTVGENTDGKGPAWAKDLPSGPLQSSDYELICPGLGKVPVPVTDFVKCNLAQVPAHAVVTRSEMRTKIVDFLKQQQDNFGPSSSSDAFTIFGPDSIFKSSTKCLQEIPPGDDYEKFLGPEYMTVMSSLRTCKESDLEQLCTYNMCQNN